GAGAAACTGAAAAAATCGCTCGCCACCCTTCAGAAGGATATGTCGAAACTGAGAACCGGTGTGGCGTCGGTGACCCTGCTCGATGATATCAAGGTCAATTACTACAATCAGCCCACACCCCTCAATCAGGTAGCGACCATCGGCGTCCAGGACAGCAGGACCATCACTATCCAGCCCTGGGATAATGCGGCGATCAATGAAATAGAAAAGGCCATTCAGAAGTCCGATATGGGGGTAACTCCCCAATCCGACGGCAAAACTATCAGGCTTTCCTTCCCGAAGCTCACGGAAGAACGAAGAAAAGAGGTTACCAAATCGGGCAGCAAGATGCTCGAAAACACAAGGGTAGCCATGAGAAACGTGAGGCGGGAGATAAACGA
The sequence above is drawn from the Syntrophorhabdaceae bacterium genome and encodes:
- the frr gene encoding ribosome recycling factor; its protein translation is MKNEIIEELEEKLKKSLATLQKDMSKLRTGVASVTLLDDIKVNYYNQPTPLNQVATIGVQDSRTITIQPWDNAAINEIEKAIQKSDMGVTPQSDGKTIRLSFPKLTEERRKEVTKSGSKMLENTRVAMRNVRREINEKLKKQEKDKLVSKDDLHKSQEDVQKLTDKYIEIAEKAYSDKEKEILEI